Proteins found in one Hoplias malabaricus isolate fHopMal1 chromosome 17, fHopMal1.hap1, whole genome shotgun sequence genomic segment:
- the klhdc4 gene encoding kelch domain-containing protein 4 isoform X2, with protein sequence MWVFGGEFASPDGEQFYHYKDLWVLHLNTHTWEQIKAPGAPSGRSGHRMVLSKRQLLVFGGFHESARDYIYYNDVHAFNLDTFTWSRLTPSGSGPSPRSACQMTPTLDGTGVIIYGGYSKSRAKKDVDKGTIHSDMFLLKREVKDEQEKWVWSRVSPSGVKPPPRSGFSLGLGPGGRALLFGGVCDEEDEETLEGDFFNDLYLYDINKNRWFPGQLKGGRSEKKKRRRKKGAEEGAQTEGSPEEKDGEELQPTEIIKEIVAEDGTVMTIKEVIPGARAAEESEEEEEDDEEEEEEEEGATAAPLVEPCPRSNSMAAVKHGKLFLYGGMFEVGDRQFTLSDFYVLDLHKMEQWEVLVEMDPKTQEWLEESESEDEGDEEEAKGGEDEEDEESSEDESDEDEEDEHPPVKPGESLSQYQSRTEAYWQGLARTNMGPDAKDKKVQKVGLAMAKVFFEDQA encoded by the exons ATGTGGGTATTTGGGGGTGAATTTGCATCTCCCGACGGCGAGCAGTTCTATCACTACAAAGACCTCTGGGTTCtccacctaaacacacacacctgggaaCAGATCAA GGCTCCTGGCGCCCCCTCAGGGAGAAGTGGCCATCGCATGGTCCTCAGCAAAAGGCAGCTGCTAGTGTTTGGAGGATTCCATGAGAGCGCAAG ggatTATATCTACTATAATGATGTTCATGCCTTTAACCTCGACACATTCACCTGGTCCCGACTGACCCCATCTGGCTCAGGACCCTCGCCTCGCTCCGCCTGTCAAATGACCCCAACCCTGGACGGCACAGGGGTCATTATCTACGGAGGGTACTCCAAATCT agAGCCAAGAAGGATGTGGATAAAGGAACCATCCATTCAGACATGTTCCTGCTGAAGAGAGAGGTCAAAGACGAGCAAG AGAAGTGGGTCTGGTCCCGTGTGAGTCCCTCAGGGGTGAAGCCCCCTCCCCGCTCAGGCTTCTCTCTGGGATTAGGGCCCGGGGGCCGGGCGCTGCTGTTCGgaggagtgtgtgatgaggaggacgaggagactCTGGAGGGAGATTTCTTCAACGATCTTTACCTGTACGACATCAACAAGAACCGCTGGTTCCCCGGACAGCTGAAG GGCGGCAGGTCGGAGAAGAAGAAACGGCGAAGAAAGAAAGGAGCTGAGGAGGGGGCTCAGACGGAGGGGTCGCCTGAGGAGAAAGACGGGGAGGAGCTGCAGCCTACGGAGATTATCAAAGAGATAGTGGCGGAAGACGGGACGGTGATGACGATAAAAGAAGTGATCCCAGGAGCCCGGGCTGCAGAGGAgagcgaggaggaggaggaggatgatgaagaggaggaggaggaggaggaaggagcCACAGCTGCTCCGCTGGTGGAGCCGTGTCCGAGGTCGAACAGCATGGCGGCGGTGAAACACGGGAAGCTGTTTTTGTACGGGGGGATGTTCGAGGTCGGGGATCGGCAGTTTACTCTGAGCGACTTCTACGTCCTCGACCTGCACAAGATGGAGCAGTGGGAGGTGCTGGTGGAGATGGATCCCA AGACTCAGGAGTGGTTAGAAGAATCGGAATCAGAAGATGAAGGCGATGAAGAGGAGGCTAAAGGTGGCGAGGACGAGGAAGATGAGGAGTCTTCTGAAGACGAGAGCGATGAAGACGAAG AAGATGAGCATCCCCCAGTAAAACCAGGAGAGAGTCTCTCTCAGTATCAGAGCCGGACGGAGGCGTACTGGCAGGGTCTCGCTCGGACAAACATGGGCCCTGATGCTAAAGACAAGAAGGTTCAAAAAGTGGGGCTCGCCATGGCCAAAGTGTTCTTTGAGGATCAGGCATAA
- the klhdc4 gene encoding kelch domain-containing protein 4 isoform X1, which produces MGKKGKKEKKVKGAEKTAAKMEKKVSKRSKKEEEDLEALIAEFQLLDAKKTQVVESACPPPPPRLHASLCAHPEKDELILFGGEYFNGKKTYLYNDLYFYNIKKNTWVKSDIPSPPPRRCAHQAVVVPQGGGQMWVFGGEFASPDGEQFYHYKDLWVLHLNTHTWEQIKAPGAPSGRSGHRMVLSKRQLLVFGGFHESARDYIYYNDVHAFNLDTFTWSRLTPSGSGPSPRSACQMTPTLDGTGVIIYGGYSKSRAKKDVDKGTIHSDMFLLKREVKDEQEKWVWSRVSPSGVKPPPRSGFSLGLGPGGRALLFGGVCDEEDEETLEGDFFNDLYLYDINKNRWFPGQLKGGRSEKKKRRRKKGAEEGAQTEGSPEEKDGEELQPTEIIKEIVAEDGTVMTIKEVIPGARAAEESEEEEEDDEEEEEEEEGATAAPLVEPCPRSNSMAAVKHGKLFLYGGMFEVGDRQFTLSDFYVLDLHKMEQWEVLVEMDPKTQEWLEESESEDEGDEEEAKGGEDEEDEESSEDESDEDEEDEHPPVKPGESLSQYQSRTEAYWQGLARTNMGPDAKDKKVQKVGLAMAKVFFEDQA; this is translated from the exons ATGGGTAAAAAGGgtaaaaaggaaaagaaggtGAAGGGGGCGGAGAAGACGGCGGCTAAGATGGAGAAGAAGGTGTCGAAGAGGAGTAAAAAGGAGGAG GAGGATCTGGAGGCACTTATTGCAGAGTTCCAGCTTCTGGACGCTAAGAAGACACAGGTGGTGGAGAGTGCATgtcccccaccaccccccag GCTTCACGCCTCTCTCTGTGCGCATCCTGAGAAGGACGAGCTGATTTTATTTGGAGGAGAATACTTCAACGGGAAAAAG ACTTATCTCTACAATGACCTCTACTTCTACAACATAAAGAAGAACACCTGGGTGAAATCAGACATCCCCAGTCCTCCTCCACGGCGCTGCGCTCATCAG gcaGTAGTGGTGCCTCAGGGTGGGGGGCAGATGTGGGTATTTGGGGGTGAATTTGCATCTCCCGACGGCGAGCAGTTCTATCACTACAAAGACCTCTGGGTTCtccacctaaacacacacacctgggaaCAGATCAA GGCTCCTGGCGCCCCCTCAGGGAGAAGTGGCCATCGCATGGTCCTCAGCAAAAGGCAGCTGCTAGTGTTTGGAGGATTCCATGAGAGCGCAAG ggatTATATCTACTATAATGATGTTCATGCCTTTAACCTCGACACATTCACCTGGTCCCGACTGACCCCATCTGGCTCAGGACCCTCGCCTCGCTCCGCCTGTCAAATGACCCCAACCCTGGACGGCACAGGGGTCATTATCTACGGAGGGTACTCCAAATCT agAGCCAAGAAGGATGTGGATAAAGGAACCATCCATTCAGACATGTTCCTGCTGAAGAGAGAGGTCAAAGACGAGCAAG AGAAGTGGGTCTGGTCCCGTGTGAGTCCCTCAGGGGTGAAGCCCCCTCCCCGCTCAGGCTTCTCTCTGGGATTAGGGCCCGGGGGCCGGGCGCTGCTGTTCGgaggagtgtgtgatgaggaggacgaggagactCTGGAGGGAGATTTCTTCAACGATCTTTACCTGTACGACATCAACAAGAACCGCTGGTTCCCCGGACAGCTGAAG GGCGGCAGGTCGGAGAAGAAGAAACGGCGAAGAAAGAAAGGAGCTGAGGAGGGGGCTCAGACGGAGGGGTCGCCTGAGGAGAAAGACGGGGAGGAGCTGCAGCCTACGGAGATTATCAAAGAGATAGTGGCGGAAGACGGGACGGTGATGACGATAAAAGAAGTGATCCCAGGAGCCCGGGCTGCAGAGGAgagcgaggaggaggaggaggatgatgaagaggaggaggaggaggaggaaggagcCACAGCTGCTCCGCTGGTGGAGCCGTGTCCGAGGTCGAACAGCATGGCGGCGGTGAAACACGGGAAGCTGTTTTTGTACGGGGGGATGTTCGAGGTCGGGGATCGGCAGTTTACTCTGAGCGACTTCTACGTCCTCGACCTGCACAAGATGGAGCAGTGGGAGGTGCTGGTGGAGATGGATCCCA AGACTCAGGAGTGGTTAGAAGAATCGGAATCAGAAGATGAAGGCGATGAAGAGGAGGCTAAAGGTGGCGAGGACGAGGAAGATGAGGAGTCTTCTGAAGACGAGAGCGATGAAGACGAAG AAGATGAGCATCCCCCAGTAAAACCAGGAGAGAGTCTCTCTCAGTATCAGAGCCGGACGGAGGCGTACTGGCAGGGTCTCGCTCGGACAAACATGGGCCCTGATGCTAAAGACAAGAAGGTTCAAAAAGTGGGGCTCGCCATGGCCAAAGTGTTCTTTGAGGATCAGGCATAA